The stretch of DNA CTGAAATACATGAAAGCTGCAATAGTAAAAGGTTTTACGTATTATAATAAAACATCAAATTCTGGACTGGTGATCATTAGTGGAAATAAAGAgatgaaagaaacagaaaggaaatTAACTACTTTTTATTTTGGTTAGTGTTCATTGTTATTGGAATTCCACATAAAACGTTTGATGATAGATTGCAATTTCTGAACATAAGTTATTTAAAATTTACCATAATAACTTTAATCATTGTATTTTATCCCAGGACTCAGGGGCAAAATAGGACGTGGAGGAGATGTGGGCTTTAAAGGAGATAAAGGACCAATTGGTAAAGCAGGACTCAGAGGACAGAATGGCCTTAAAGGAAAAACAGGACCACCAGGAACTCCTGGGCCTAGAGGAAACAAAGGACAGAAAGGTGACCCTGGGACATCAGGTGTTTGTAAATGTGGTAGTTTAGTGCTCAAATCTGCCTTTTCTGTTGGCATAACTACCAGTTACCCTACAGAGAAAACACCCATTATATTCAATAAAATCCTTTTCAATGAGGGTGGTCATTACATCTCTTCCTCTGGAAAGTTTATCTGTGCCATTCCAGGGATTTATTACTTTTCATATGACATTACGCTGGCTAATAAACATGTTGCACTTGCACTGGTGCACAATGGCGAGTATCGTATAAAAACCTTTGATGCCAATACAGGAAATCATGATGTATCTTCGGGATCTACAGTCATGTACCTGAAGCCAGAAGATGAAGTGTGGCTGGAGATCTTTGATTATGAACAAAATGGTCTGTTTTCTGATCCAAATTGGACTGACAGTTTATTTTCTGGGTTTTTACTTTATCCTGATGCTGATTACCTGGATGCATTGGCAGAAGATGAACTATAGTATGATGAGGTCCAAATATTTCCGTTTTACTTCAAAATCTTTTATAAAGATTTTATATAAGCTTTTGTGGTAATTTGCCTTGTAGAAATTACGTGAATCGGTTCTCATTCTCACTGATGACTCCACCTTGCAATTAGTTCAGAATTTGACCATCTGATAATGCCTACTCCTGAACTCTTTTTAATCTGCTTTAATTAGGAGTGATGTATCTGAGAGCAACTTTGATGACATTTCACATATCTAGCACAACTGTATAGGATATATGAGCTGCATTCCAGTTTTGAACAGCTTAGACCTCTTCAAAGGCATTGTGAACACTCCTGATGTGTTGGTTCCA from Carcharodon carcharias isolate sCarCar2 chromosome 1, sCarCar2.pri, whole genome shotgun sequence encodes:
- the LOC121282837 gene encoding complement C1q tumor necrosis factor-related protein 7-like, whose amino-acid sequence is MFALLYLAAFVYCVSGQDLLSKLKGDRRYTSNFSKLICSVPGLPGPSGPPGANGTPGPHGRIGLPGRDGRDGRAGEKGEKGTSGLRGKIGRGGDVGFKGDKGPIGKAGLRGQNGLKGKTGPPGTPGPRGNKGQKGDPGTSGVCKCGSLVLKSAFSVGITTSYPTEKTPIIFNKILFNEGGHYISSSGKFICAIPGIYYFSYDITLANKHVALALVHNGEYRIKTFDANTGNHDVSSGSTVMYLKPEDEVWLEIFDYEQNGLFSDPNWTDSLFSGFLLYPDADYLDALAEDEL